A section of the Kluyveromyces lactis strain NRRL Y-1140 chromosome F complete sequence genome encodes:
- the SFC1 gene encoding Sfc1p (similar to uniprot|P33303 Saccharomyces cerevisiae YJR095W SFC1 Mitochondrial succinate-fumarate transporter transports succinate into and fumarate out of the mitochondrion required for ethanol and acetate utilization) has translation MASKQKSSNPAVNLIAGGGAGLMEGLCCHPLDTIKVRMQIYKNAVGSGVKAPGFIKTGGEIYRNEGFLAFYKGLGAVVIGITPKMAIRFSSYEFYRTLLADKETGKVSTGNTFIAGVGAGITEAVVVVNPMEVVKIRLQAQHLNPVEGAPKYKNAVQACYTIVKEEGFSALYRGVSLTAARQATNQGANFTVYSKLKEFLQGYHNQEMLPSWETSLIGLISGAIGPFSNAPLDTIKTRLQKDKSTKNMSGLKRITIIGKQLIQEEGFRALYKGITPRVMRVAPGQAVTFTAYEFIRKELEKTGVF, from the coding sequence ATGGCTTCGAAACAAAAATCTTCAAACCCAGCTGTCAATTTGATTGCTGGCGGTGGTGCGGGTCTAATGGAAGGTCTATGTTGCCATCCATTGGATACCATCAAGGTTAGAATGCAGATCTACAAAAATGCTGTTGGTTCCGGTGTAAAAGCACCAGGTTTCATCAAGACTGGTGGTGAAATCTATAGAAATGAAGGTTTCTTGGCATTTTACAAAGGTTTAGGTGCTGTCGTCATCGGTATCACACCAAAGATGGCTATTAGATTCTCATCTTATGAGTTCTATAGAACTTTGCTTGCTGATAAGGAAACTGGTAAAGTTTCTACTGGTAACACTTTCATTGCTGGTGTCGGTGCAGGTATCACCGAGGCTGTCGTCGTTGTCAATCCGATGGAAGTCGTGAAGATTAGATTACAAGCACAACATCTAAACCCTGTCGAAGGTGCTCCAAAATACAAGAACGCCGTGCAAGCTTGTTACACCATCGTAAAAGAGGAAGGTTTCAGCGCTTTGTACCGTGGTGTTTCATTGACTGCTGCTAGACAAGCCACCAACCAAGGTGCTAATTTCACCGTTTACTCTAAATTAAAAGAATTCTTGCAAGGTTATCATAATCAAGAAATGTTGCCAAGTTGGGAAACCTCATTGATTGGGTTAATCTCAGGTGCCATTGGTCCCTTCTCAAATGCACCGTTAGATACCATCAAGACGAGATTGCAAAAGGATAAATCTACTAAGAATATGTCCGGTCTCAAAAGAATTACCATCATTGGTAAACAATTGatccaagaagaaggtttCCGTGCCCTATATAAAGGTATCACCCCAAGAGTGATGCGTGTGGCTCCAGGTCAAGCTGTCACTTTCACTGCTTATGAATTCATTCGTAAAGAATTGGAGAAGACCGGTGTATTTTGA
- a CDS encoding uncharacterized protein (no similarity), producing the protein MTQHSSEIEFHDKEEPSTLGFPQLMGMVYHTDFQVTNDVTKGDDMTRWLDNQTDEVSSNLLQSVEDTQSIQSDISLISEFFRSKTDLVKSLLERNSEGNNDFSEPDPIILNLQQHVDGTSQDENDAKTLFDLDPMEEMNLIEQEVMNKIFTERVILEIITTLRHVHI; encoded by the coding sequence ATGACACAACATTCCTCAGAGATAGAATTCCACgacaaagaagaacctAGCACTCTAGGTTTTCCTCAGCTAATGGGGATGGTGTACCATACGGATTTTCAAGTTACAAATGATGTCACCAAGGGTGATGATATGACCAGATGGTTAGATAATCAAACCGATGAAGTGAGCTCGAATTTACTGCAGAGTGTTGAAGATACTCAAAGTATACAATCTGACATTTCCTTAATTTCAGAGTTTTTCCGATCCAAAACAGACTTGGTAAAATCATTGTTAGAACGGAATTCCGAAGGTAACAATGATTTTTCTGAACCGGATCCTATAATATTAAACTTGCAACAACATGTGGATGGAACCTCACAGGATGAGAACGATGCTAAAACGTTGTTCGATTTGGATCCCATGGAAGAAATGAACTTGATTGAGCAAGAAGTTATGAATAAGATTTTCACAGAACGAGTTATACTGGAGATTATCACTACTTTGCGACATGTTCACATATAA
- a CDS encoding aldo-keto reductase superfamily protein (highly similar to uniprot|P47137 Saccharomyces cerevisiae YJR096W) produces the protein MELSVPKSYKLSSGYTIPSVGLGTYELPPNKTAYLVHQALEVGYRHFDTAVLYGNEYEVGQGIKKWLNENPAENKRGDVFYTTKLWDSQHGYEKAKKAIDHCLQEVEDLGYIDLLLIHSPLGGKKLRLETYEAMQEAVDAGKVRSIGVSNYGFQHIEELLNWEKLKYKPVVNQIEISPWCMRQELADFCKKKGILVEAYAPLTHGTKLKDPDLVKVANEVGCDVGQALIRWSLQKGYIPLPKTQSVSRLASNLDVFSFEWTTDQMDQLDKPYAYEPTDWECTNAP, from the coding sequence ATGGAACTTTCAGTGCCAAAATCTTACAAGTTATCTAGTGGCTACACTATCCCATCTGTGGGTCTTGGAACCTACGAGCTACCACCAAATAAGACAGCTtatcttgttcatcaaGCATTGGAAGTTGGGTACAGACACTTTGACACAGCTGTTTTGTATGGAAATGAGTACGAAGTTGGTCAAGGTATAAAGAAATGGCTCAATGAAAACCCTGCTGAAAACAAACGAGGAGATGTATTTTATACAACCAAGCTATGGGATTCTCAACATGGGTATGAAAAGGCGAAAAAGGCAATTGACCATTGTTTGCAAGAGGTGGAAGATCTCGGTTACATTGATTTGCTCTTAATTCATTCACCGTTAGGTGGGAAAAAATTGAGATTAGAGACTTATGAAGCTATGCAGGAGGCAGTCGATGCAGGCAAGGTTAGATCGATTGGTGTTTCCAATTATGGGTTCCAACATATTGAGGAGCTTTTGAATTgggaaaaattgaaatataaacCTGTCGTCAATCAGATCGAAATTTCGCCATGGTGTATGCGTCAGGAACTTGCTGATTTctgcaaaaaaaagggaatCCTTGTGGAAGCATACGCGCCTCTAACCCATGGCACAAAGCTCAAAGACCCCGATCTTGTCAAAGTTGCTAATGAAGTAGGCTGTGACGTTGGTCAAGCGCTAATCAGATGGTCCCTACAGAAAGGCTATATACCATTACCGAAGACTCAATCAGTTTCAAGACTTGCCAGTAACCTCGACGTCTTTTCATTCGAATGGACCACGGACCAAATGGATCAATTAGATAAACCGTATGCATATGAACCAACTGATTGGGAATGCACCAATGCACCATGA